From Candidatus Binataceae bacterium, one genomic window encodes:
- a CDS encoding methyltransferase domain-containing protein, which yields MADYYKQHWIDIDSDRHAAYDQILAFHPAIEPIIRPLELKPGLSVLDVGSGPGHTTQELARRVGPSGKVTGVDINAEFVARAGARAKEAQLNVEYVNSPFPPLKFRDGAFDRVFCKNVLEYVDSAADTVAEMARVAASGGIVVAADSDWDMLALEIGASARERTERILAASKSIAIHEPRIGRQLHGLFRGAGLTDVKVEIMAGADTAGRSLPMLKASFARYARDSGKIAQDEIAAWFSDIDRAVADGKFFFVLPQFVARGIKR from the coding sequence ATGGCTGATTATTACAAGCAACACTGGATCGATATCGATTCTGATCGGCACGCCGCATACGACCAGATTCTCGCGTTTCATCCCGCCATCGAGCCCATCATTCGACCGCTGGAGCTTAAGCCGGGGCTCTCGGTCCTCGATGTCGGCTCGGGCCCGGGGCATACGACGCAGGAGTTGGCGCGGCGCGTGGGCCCGAGCGGCAAGGTGACCGGCGTCGATATCAACGCCGAGTTCGTCGCGCGGGCTGGTGCGCGCGCGAAGGAAGCGCAGCTCAACGTCGAGTACGTGAACAGCCCGTTCCCGCCGCTCAAGTTTCGCGACGGCGCCTTCGACCGGGTGTTCTGCAAAAACGTCCTTGAGTATGTCGATTCCGCCGCCGATACTGTCGCGGAAATGGCACGCGTCGCGGCGAGCGGAGGAATCGTGGTCGCGGCCGACAGCGATTGGGACATGCTCGCGCTCGAGATCGGCGCATCGGCGCGCGAGCGCACCGAGCGGATTCTGGCGGCGTCGAAATCGATTGCGATTCACGAGCCGCGCATCGGCCGCCAGCTTCATGGGCTCTTTCGCGGGGCGGGCTTAACCGACGTCAAGGTCGAGATCATGGCGGGTGCGGATACTGCGGGACGATCGCTGCCGATGCTGAAGGCGAGCTTCGCGCGCTACGCTCGCGATTCGGGCAAGATCGCCCAAGACGAGATCGCGGCATGGTTCAGCGATATCGATCGCGCGGTCGCCGACGGCAAATTCTTTTTCGTGCTGCCGCAATTCGTGGCGCGAGGGATCAAGCGATGA
- a CDS encoding amino acid permease — protein sequence MLAFISFWRASAVVLCDLASTAYYIGGIVEQACGKSAPYFILAVMLFSYAVRAVYVESCSMFTRGGVYRVVKEAMGSTLAKISVSALMFDYILTGPISGVSAGQYLVGLINELLKLAHVGFVMPSDFTAAIFAIGATVYFWWQNILGIEESSHKAMRIMQITTVMAVMMIVWCGLTLAMRGAHLPPLTETLPDSSLGWLKNIPAARTIGAFGILIAFGHSILAMSGEESLAQINREIEAPKLKNLLRTGLVIFIYSLLLTSLVSFFAVMIIPDSVRMSNYGDDLIGGLAMFVVGPLWARIALRTFVVFVGFLILAGAVNTAIVGSTGVLTRVAEDGVLLDWFRHPHKRYGTNYRIVNMVAILQIATIILSRGDMFVLGEAYAFGVVWSFVFKTLSVLILRYKDKYHRLWRMPLNLKFFRPGGQDFPLGLALTFAVLFATALVNLFTKQVATISGIGFTAALFVVFVASEKINGQAAHEYGEEPEKFNLELVEEEQIDPLKLGLSASVKKLVAIRDPNNLAHLHRYLSEPDNAELIAITVRAERGLASSDGAQIFSEAESKLFSKVVKVCEDHGRAVTPLVAVSNDQVYAIARMAYLLGVSEVVMGVSERFNPDVQLENFAMHWGSLSDTERSINVRVLSDTKDIRAEV from the coding sequence ATGCTCGCCTTCATTTCGTTCTGGCGCGCATCGGCGGTCGTGCTCTGCGACCTGGCGTCCACGGCCTACTACATCGGCGGTATCGTCGAGCAGGCATGCGGCAAGTCGGCGCCCTACTTCATCCTGGCCGTGATGCTCTTCTCGTATGCGGTGCGTGCCGTTTACGTCGAGTCGTGCTCGATGTTCACCCGCGGCGGCGTCTATCGCGTCGTGAAAGAGGCCATGGGCAGCACGCTCGCGAAGATCTCCGTCTCGGCCCTGATGTTCGACTACATCCTGACAGGTCCGATTAGCGGCGTGTCAGCAGGACAATATCTCGTCGGTCTCATCAACGAGCTGCTCAAGCTCGCGCACGTCGGTTTCGTGATGCCCTCCGATTTCACCGCCGCGATCTTCGCAATCGGCGCGACGGTTTACTTCTGGTGGCAGAACATCCTCGGCATCGAGGAATCGAGCCACAAGGCGATGCGCATCATGCAGATCACGACCGTGATGGCCGTGATGATGATCGTATGGTGCGGCCTGACGCTCGCGATGCGCGGCGCGCATCTGCCGCCGCTCACCGAAACGCTGCCCGACAGCTCGCTTGGCTGGCTCAAGAACATCCCGGCGGCGCGCACGATCGGCGCGTTTGGAATTCTGATCGCGTTCGGCCATTCGATCCTCGCGATGTCGGGTGAAGAATCGCTCGCGCAAATCAATCGCGAGATCGAGGCGCCCAAGCTCAAGAACCTGCTGCGCACCGGGCTTGTCATCTTCATCTACAGCCTGCTGCTCACCTCGCTCGTGTCGTTCTTCGCCGTGATGATCATTCCCGACAGCGTTCGCATGTCGAACTACGGCGACGATCTGATTGGCGGTCTCGCGATGTTCGTGGTTGGTCCGCTGTGGGCACGAATCGCGCTGCGCACCTTCGTGGTGTTCGTCGGCTTCCTGATTCTCGCCGGTGCGGTTAACACCGCGATCGTCGGCTCGACCGGAGTGCTCACCCGCGTTGCCGAGGACGGCGTGCTGCTCGACTGGTTCCGTCATCCGCATAAGCGCTACGGCACCAACTATCGCATCGTTAACATGGTCGCGATTCTGCAAATCGCCACGATCATCCTCTCGCGCGGCGACATGTTCGTGCTCGGCGAGGCCTACGCGTTCGGCGTCGTCTGGAGTTTCGTCTTCAAGACGCTCTCGGTGCTGATCCTTCGCTACAAGGACAAGTATCATCGACTGTGGCGGATGCCGCTCAACCTGAAGTTCTTCCGCCCCGGCGGCCAGGACTTCCCGCTGGGACTCGCACTCACGTTCGCGGTCCTGTTCGCGACGGCGCTGGTCAACCTCTTCACCAAGCAAGTGGCGACGATCTCGGGGATCGGATTCACCGCGGCGCTGTTCGTGGTCTTCGTCGCATCGGAGAAGATCAACGGCCAGGCGGCGCACGAGTATGGCGAGGAACCCGAAAAATTTAATCTCGAGCTCGTCGAGGAAGAGCAGATCGACCCGCTGAAGCTGGGCCTATCCGCATCGGTAAAGAAGCTGGTCGCGATTCGCGATCCCAACAACCTCGCGCATCTGCATCGATACCTGTCAGAGCCCGACAATGCCGAGCTGATTGCGATCACGGTGCGCGCCGAAAGAGGCCTCGCCTCAAGCGACGGTGCGCAAATTTTCTCGGAAGCCGAGAGCAAGCTGTTCAGCAAGGTCGTGAAGGTCTGCGAGGATCACGGCCGCGCCGTCACTCCGCTGGTCGCGGTCTCGAACGACCAGGTCTATGCGATCGCGCGGATGGCGTATCTGCTCGGCGTCAGCGAAGTCGTGATGGGCGTGTCGGAGCGCTTCAATCCCGACGTGCAGCTCGAAAACTTCGCGATGCATTGGGGGTCGCTCTCGGACACCGAACGCAGCATCAACGTCCGCGTCCTGTCCGACACCAAGGACATCCGCGCCGAAGTCTAA
- a CDS encoding ATP-binding protein → MHFTLVLVIGVAIGLIAELALLTFLRERYQYRLQELNFERSKTDAILESVEDGLIVLDLSGSIVHINEVACAILEVETGAVIGGDLRALAASNRHVERLLTARANPADPDLGAPAEFRVFVRGRDHFYVSRELPWIGPRKAALGTILVLQDVTYVRDQERQRTNLIATLSHELKTPLTSLAIGSELLAESSNPERETPRQHEILEIIHDDIERLKVIADTLLDASRTHNARIGVERRQIMLNRVVREVCHAFALQAEEKRVGIRVLGEERAIPILGDPIKLPWVITNLVGNALRYTPAGGQITVEMSSEGKVARVTVSDTGPGIDPAVMPRIFEPYTQFGEDSAHVGSAGLGLHIAKEIIEAHNGRIFARSEAGHGAMFTVDIPMREDALG, encoded by the coding sequence TTGCATTTCACCCTCGTATTAGTGATCGGCGTCGCGATCGGTCTCATCGCCGAACTGGCGCTGCTGACCTTCCTGCGCGAGCGCTACCAGTACCGTCTGCAGGAGCTCAACTTCGAACGATCCAAGACCGACGCGATTCTTGAAAGCGTCGAGGACGGTCTGATCGTGCTCGATTTGTCGGGCTCGATCGTTCATATCAACGAAGTCGCATGCGCGATCCTGGAGGTCGAAACGGGCGCTGTGATCGGCGGCGATCTGCGCGCACTCGCCGCGAGCAATCGTCACGTCGAGCGGCTGCTCACGGCGCGCGCGAATCCCGCCGATCCAGACCTTGGTGCTCCGGCTGAATTCCGCGTCTTCGTGCGCGGCCGCGATCATTTTTATGTGAGCCGCGAGCTGCCATGGATCGGACCGCGCAAAGCTGCGCTCGGGACGATTCTGGTGCTGCAGGATGTGACTTACGTCCGCGACCAGGAGCGTCAGCGCACGAATCTTATCGCGACGCTGTCGCACGAATTGAAGACACCGCTGACCTCGCTCGCGATCGGATCGGAACTGCTCGCCGAATCTTCCAACCCGGAACGCGAAACGCCGCGCCAGCACGAGATCCTCGAGATCATCCACGACGATATCGAGCGGCTCAAGGTCATTGCCGACACGCTGCTCGATGCGTCACGCACGCACAACGCGCGAATCGGTGTCGAGCGCCGCCAGATCATGCTCAACCGCGTGGTGCGCGAGGTCTGTCACGCGTTCGCTCTCCAGGCCGAGGAGAAGCGAGTCGGAATCCGCGTGCTGGGCGAGGAACGCGCGATTCCGATCCTGGGCGATCCGATCAAGCTGCCGTGGGTGATAACCAACCTGGTCGGCAATGCGTTGCGTTACACCCCCGCGGGTGGGCAGATCACTGTCGAGATGAGCAGCGAAGGCAAAGTTGCGCGCGTCACCGTTTCTGATACTGGTCCTGGAATCGACCCGGCCGTGATGCCGCGTATCTTCGAGCCCTACACCCAGTTCGGTGAAGATTCGGCGCATGTCGGTTCGGCGGGCCTGGGCTTGCATATCGCCAAGGAGATCATCGAGGCTCACAACGGCCGGATTTTCGCGCGCAGCGAAGCGGGGCACGGCGCGATGTTCACGGTGGACATCCCGATGCGGGAGGACGCGCTTGGCTAA
- a CDS encoding DUF1499 domain-containing protein — protein sequence MTVAWLAFFDALLAIVLVTVGMLGAHLYYLAPFVGFQLFVFGFLIALVTIILGIIGMLMTRAPERRGPHNRARFGLIIGAVIALPIFLTLARGGKYIVNDITTDTDNPPEFSKNAGLVFNQGFDLKYNKNKYAAGQERIYGVIAPLKEKDPPAAMFAKLKDLAAANPNWIITETDPNTMTIEGVATSRLFHFPDNFIIQVRPSSDGGSLIEMRSKSRYGVGDFGVNYRRIHNFFDRVALARDSGEEAVP from the coding sequence ATGACAGTTGCGTGGCTCGCCTTTTTCGACGCATTGCTCGCCATAGTGCTGGTGACGGTAGGTATGTTGGGGGCGCATCTCTACTACCTCGCGCCGTTCGTCGGGTTTCAGCTTTTCGTGTTCGGATTTCTGATTGCATTGGTGACGATCATACTCGGCATCATCGGGATGCTGATGACGCGGGCGCCGGAGCGCCGCGGTCCGCACAATCGCGCCCGTTTCGGATTGATCATCGGAGCCGTGATCGCGCTGCCGATCTTTCTGACCCTGGCACGGGGCGGCAAGTACATCGTCAACGACATCACGACTGATACGGACAACCCGCCCGAGTTTTCCAAGAACGCGGGGCTCGTTTTCAACCAGGGCTTCGACCTTAAGTACAACAAGAACAAGTATGCGGCGGGCCAGGAGCGCATCTACGGCGTGATTGCTCCTCTCAAGGAGAAGGATCCTCCCGCGGCGATGTTCGCAAAGCTCAAAGATCTCGCGGCGGCCAATCCTAACTGGATAATCACCGAGACCGATCCCAACACGATGACGATTGAAGGCGTCGCGACGTCGAGACTTTTTCACTTCCCCGACAACTTCATCATCCAGGTGCGGCCGTCGAGCGATGGCGGCAGCCTGATCGAGATGCGCTCGAAGTCGCGCTACGGAGTCGGCGACTTCGGCGTGAACTACAGGCGCATCCACAATTTCTTCGATCGCGTCGCGCTCGCACGCGACAGCGGCGAAGAGGCTGTCCCCTGA
- a CDS encoding sigma-54 dependent transcriptional regulator has protein sequence MANILVVDDDRNIRHALAATLESANHHVIVAESAERALEVLPDSHAEAVLTDVRMAGMNGFKLLETIKRASPSLPVVMMTAYGSIPDAVEAMRLGAYDYVTKPFTAEQIRRIVARALELQGLRAENQKLREKIEILTEPEPFLTLSPQTRKIAETAAQVATSNATVLITGESGTGKSMLAAYIHRLSPRKNGPFVQVACTTLSEHLLESELFGHVRGAFTGAIKDKPGRLEAAEGGTVLLDEIGDLTPVVQSKMLRFLQEKTFERVGGAATIHVDARIVAATNQNLEQLVAEKRFREDLYYRLNVIELHAPALRERPGEILKLAEHYAKQAAAAHNKPIQEFEPDARDALAAYAWPGNIRELRNAVERAVILSRGETITLSDLPDKILAEPRKVDHNLTLEELERRHIEVVLEQAMTLEEAADMLGINVATLWRKRRKYGLD, from the coding sequence TTGGCTAACATCCTGGTAGTGGACGATGATCGAAACATCCGCCACGCGCTCGCGGCCACGCTGGAGTCGGCGAATCATCATGTAATCGTGGCGGAGAGCGCCGAGCGCGCGCTCGAGGTGCTGCCCGATTCGCACGCCGAGGCGGTGCTGACGGATGTGCGGATGGCCGGCATGAACGGCTTCAAGCTGCTCGAAACGATCAAGCGCGCGTCGCCTTCCCTGCCGGTCGTGATGATGACGGCGTACGGCTCGATTCCTGACGCAGTCGAGGCGATGCGCCTAGGGGCCTACGACTACGTCACCAAGCCCTTTACCGCCGAGCAGATCCGGCGCATCGTGGCGCGCGCACTCGAGCTGCAGGGGCTGCGCGCCGAGAATCAGAAGCTGCGCGAAAAGATCGAAATCCTCACCGAACCTGAGCCGTTCCTGACGCTGAGTCCGCAGACCCGCAAGATCGCGGAGACCGCGGCTCAAGTCGCGACCAGCAACGCCACAGTTCTGATCACCGGCGAAAGCGGCACCGGCAAGAGTATGCTCGCCGCTTACATCCATCGCCTGAGCCCGCGCAAGAATGGACCCTTCGTACAGGTGGCGTGCACCACGCTCAGCGAGCATCTGCTGGAGAGCGAGCTCTTCGGCCATGTGCGCGGCGCTTTCACCGGCGCTATCAAGGACAAGCCCGGCCGCCTGGAAGCGGCGGAAGGCGGCACGGTCTTGCTCGATGAGATCGGCGATCTGACGCCAGTCGTGCAGTCGAAGATGCTGCGCTTTTTGCAGGAGAAGACTTTCGAACGCGTCGGCGGCGCGGCGACAATTCACGTCGATGCGCGAATCGTGGCCGCGACCAATCAGAACCTCGAACAGCTGGTGGCAGAGAAACGCTTCCGCGAGGACCTCTACTATCGCCTCAATGTGATCGAGCTGCACGCGCCCGCGCTGCGCGAGCGTCCCGGCGAAATCCTGAAGTTGGCCGAGCATTACGCAAAGCAGGCCGCGGCGGCGCATAACAAGCCGATACAGGAGTTCGAGCCCGACGCGCGCGACGCGCTCGCCGCGTATGCATGGCCGGGCAATATCCGCGAGCTGCGCAATGCGGTCGAGCGCGCGGTTATCCTGAGTCGCGGCGAGACCATCACGCTGAGCGATCTACCGGACAAAATCCTCGCCGAGCCGCGCAAGGTCGATCACAACCTGACGCTCGAAGAACTCGAGCGCCGCCATATCGAGGTCGTCCTCGAACAGGCGATGACGCTGGAAGAGGCCGCCGACATGCTCGGCATCAATGTCGCCACGCTGTGGCGCAAGCGCCGCAAGTACGGCCTCGATTAA
- a CDS encoding NAD-dependent epimerase/dehydratase family protein, with product MTATKSFAGRQVIVTGGAGFIGSHLVDALVAAQARVRVIDNFATADRRHINPRAELVEADIRDGSSIARVLQGIDAIFHVAALPRIPLSIAKPLETHMTNVVGTLNVLIAARDAKVRRVVFSGSSSVYGVQSTMPLVETMTPHPQSPYALQKLAGEEYARLFHRLYGLETVALRYFAVYGARMAEEGAYKLAIAAFLRARREGRPLEIDGDGEQTRDFTHVSDIVRANLLAADCEIADGRPINIGRGENVSINRIAAMFGGPTVHREARAGDMRDTLADNREAARILGWHPQVSVADGIAALLKSQF from the coding sequence GTGACCGCCACGAAGAGTTTCGCCGGGCGCCAGGTGATCGTCACCGGCGGCGCGGGATTTATCGGCTCGCATCTCGTCGATGCGCTGGTTGCCGCGCAGGCTCGGGTTCGTGTGATCGACAACTTCGCGACGGCCGATCGTCGGCATATCAATCCGCGGGCGGAACTCGTTGAGGCCGATATCCGCGATGGATCATCGATCGCGCGAGTGTTGCAGGGAATCGATGCGATCTTTCACGTGGCCGCATTGCCGCGTATTCCGCTCTCGATCGCCAAGCCGCTCGAGACCCACATGACGAATGTCGTCGGCACGCTGAACGTGCTGATCGCGGCGCGCGATGCGAAGGTGCGGCGCGTGGTCTTCTCGGGATCGTCGTCCGTATATGGAGTGCAGTCGACGATGCCGCTGGTTGAGACGATGACGCCGCATCCGCAGAGCCCATATGCGTTGCAGAAGCTCGCGGGTGAGGAGTACGCGCGCCTCTTTCATCGGCTCTATGGCCTTGAGACGGTCGCGCTGCGTTACTTTGCCGTTTATGGGGCGCGGATGGCGGAGGAGGGTGCCTACAAGCTCGCGATCGCGGCGTTCCTGCGCGCGCGGCGCGAGGGGCGGCCGCTCGAGATTGACGGCGACGGCGAGCAGACGCGGGATTTCACCCACGTCAGCGACATCGTGCGCGCGAATCTGCTGGCTGCCGATTGCGAAATCGCCGACGGGCGTCCGATCAACATCGGGCGTGGCGAGAACGTGAGCATCAATCGCATCGCGGCGATGTTCGGCGGACCGACGGTGCATCGCGAGGCGCGCGCCGGCGACATGCGCGACACGCTCGCGGACAATCGCGAAGCTGCCCGCATCCTGGGCTGGCATCCGCAAGTGTCGGTAGCAGACGGCATCGCGGCTCTACTGAAATCACAATTCTGA
- a CDS encoding LLM class flavin-dependent oxidoreductase, with amino-acid sequence MANIAIAASTLPDSPPSTLIDWAKRSEDAGLYGLFMTEAGNDSLACSLALGMHTKTLMLGTAITNIYLRHPALLANECAAVQEFTGGRFVIGLGAGHREMNTILGIDMGDPLKKMRAIVESMRKALEGKRTGPPVTKKLPIYLAGVSRPMVKLAGEIGDGVIFNFFPPTRVKQALGELAEGAKIAGRDPSEVTPTLFATAFISDDIEAARRPARKLLSRYGALRFYGNMMAKAGFEREIEGIRSAGRDADAAIKAVSNELIDATLLVGSEARVRERLQELCEPGIATAIVFTNPVNEDRNSAVLRTIRALKQ; translated from the coding sequence ATGGCCAATATCGCGATCGCCGCCTCGACGCTCCCCGACTCTCCTCCCAGCACGCTTATCGATTGGGCCAAACGGTCCGAGGATGCGGGCCTTTATGGTCTCTTTATGACCGAAGCGGGCAACGATTCTCTCGCTTGCTCGCTCGCGCTCGGGATGCATACGAAGACCCTGATGCTCGGCACGGCGATTACGAACATCTACCTGCGGCATCCGGCGCTGCTCGCCAACGAATGCGCAGCCGTCCAGGAATTTACCGGCGGCCGTTTCGTTATCGGCCTCGGCGCGGGTCATCGTGAGATGAACACCATCCTCGGCATCGACATGGGCGATCCCCTCAAGAAGATGCGCGCGATCGTCGAGTCGATGCGCAAAGCGCTCGAAGGCAAGCGCACGGGGCCGCCAGTCACGAAGAAGCTGCCGATTTATCTCGCGGGAGTATCGCGGCCGATGGTCAAGCTCGCGGGCGAGATCGGCGACGGCGTCATCTTCAACTTCTTCCCGCCCACGCGCGTCAAGCAGGCGCTCGGCGAGCTGGCCGAAGGCGCGAAAATCGCCGGACGCGATCCCAGCGAAGTCACGCCGACGCTCTTTGCGACCGCATTCATTTCCGATGATATCGAGGCCGCGCGGCGTCCCGCGCGCAAGCTGCTATCACGATACGGCGCGCTGCGCTTCTACGGCAACATGATGGCGAAGGCCGGCTTCGAGCGCGAAATCGAGGGTATCCGCAGCGCCGGCCGCGACGCCGATGCGGCAATCAAAGCCGTCAGCAACGAACTGATCGATGCGACGCTGCTGGTCGGATCGGAAGCGCGCGTGCGAGAGCGTCTTCAGGAGCTATGCGAGCCCGGCATCGCGACGGCGATCGTGTTCACCAACCCGGTAAACGAGGATCGCAACAGCGCCGTGCTGCGCACGATCCGCGCGCTCAAGCAGTAG